DNA from Limnohabitans sp.:
CATGTGGTGGTGGATGACGCTTGGCTGGCCCTGTGCCCCCCCATGGGCGAGGTGGAAAACGCCATGCTGGACATCGTCAGCTCCCCGCGCCAAAGTGGCAGCCGCTTGAGCTGCCAATTGAGCGCATCGACCGTCCTCGATGGCATCGTGCTCCATGTTCCTCAATGAGCTCAGTCATGTCTGATCAACAACTCAAACGCAACCAACTCGGTGTAGCTTCCATTGTTTTTTTTGTGGTCGCAGCTGCAGCCCCGCTTTTGGGGATGACCGGTGCTGCGCCCATGGCCATTGTGTTGGGCACTGGGGCCGGTGTGCCCGGGGCGTATTTGCTGGTGGGGTTGACCTTGGTGTTGTTCAGCGTGGGGTACTGCGCGATGAGTCGGCGCGTGACCAATTCGGGGGCATTTTTTGCCTACATTGGCAGCGGCTTGGGTCTGCCGGTCGGCTTGGGGGCGGCCCTCGTGTCGGTCTTGGCCTATGTGAGCATTCAATTGGCCATTTACGGATTTTTTGGGGGGCTCTTGGCTTTGCAATGGGGCTTGCTGCCTTGGTGGGGTTGGTCTGGTTTGGCCTGGGGCTTGGTGACGGTTTTGTCCATGCGCCAAGTTGAGGTGGGCGCCCGCTTGTTGGGCGTCTTGCTGCTGTTAGAGATGGTCTGTCTGCTCGTCACCGCTGTGGCCATCTTGCTGCACGGTGGCCCTGAGGGCTTGTCTTGGGGCGCGGCTTTTGCGCCTGAAAATGTATTGGTGGGGGGCTTGTCGGGCTCCGCGGGGGTGTCTCTGGCTTTTGCCCTGGCTTCGTTCATTGGGTTTGAAGCCACGGCGATTTATGGCGAGGAATCGATTGACCCCAAAACCACGGTGCCTCGCGCGACTTACTGGGCGGTTGCCTTGATCACCGTGTTTTTCGCGCTGACCTCGTTTGCCATCGTCACCGGCCTGGGTGCATCCCATGTGGTGGATGAGGTGGTCAAACGCTCCACGGTGGACGGTCAGGCTTTGGCCGACCCTGCTGCAGTGTTGTTTTCCTTGGCCCGTGAATTCGTCGGCCCTGGGATGGCCAGTGCCATGGCGATTTTGGTGATCTCCAGCTTGTTTGCAGGATTGCTGGCTTTTCAAAATTCGGCGGCGCGCTACCTGTTTGCATTGTCTCGCGGCGGTGCATTGCCTGCTGCGCTGGCCAGGGTCAATCGCCAAGGTGCGCCGGTCCATGCGTCGGCTTGGGTCAGCGTGCTCACGGCTTTGGTCATGGCGGCCTTTGCAGTGTCTGATTTGGATCCCATTGTTCAGCTGTTCGCTTGGTGCAGTGGTGTGGCGGTGGTCGCCATTTTGATGATCGAGGTCTTGGTTTCGGTGGGCGTGTGGGCCTATTTCAGGCGCTCGCTTGAAAAGGTGGGGGCCTGGTCCAGCACCATTGCACCTTTGGCATCGGCCGTGCTGTTGAGTCTGGGTTTGTATTTGCTGTTGTCGCGTTTTGGCTTGCTGACCGGCTTGGTGATGGCAGGGGTGGACCCTGCCGCCACAGCATGGGGTCTGAGCCCCCTGGGCTGGCTGCTGGCCTTGTTGCCCGCTATGGTCGGGGTTGTGGGCTGGGCCATGGCGCATTTGCAGCCATTGGGCAGCAATCAATTGCTCAAAGACATCCTTTCCTGAAGCATCAAGGTCATCCATGCAAAAAGAAAAAATCGACGCGCTGCGACACCAAACTATTGCTGATCAGGGCTTGTTGATCGACGGCCAGTGGGCTGCTGCGGCATCGGGGCAGACGATGCCGGTGGTCTCGCCCATCGACGGGCAGACCTTGTGCAGCATTGCTGCCGCTGGGGCTCAGGATGTCGACCGCGCCGTGCAGGCGGCGCGCCGCACGTTTGAGCAGGGGGTGTGGTCGCGCATGGCGCCAGCCGAGCGTAAGAAAATTTTGCACCGCATTGCCGACTGCATCGAAGCCCACCACGCCGAGCTGGCGGTGCTGGGTGTGCGCGACAACGGCACCGAAATTGCCATGGCCTGGAAGGCCGAGCCGGGCAGCGCGGCGGGCACCTTCCGCTACTACGCCGAGTGTGTGGACAAGATCAACGGCGAGATCGCGCCCACGCCCGAGGGCACCTTGGGGCTGATCCACAAGGAGGCGGTCGGCGTGGTTGCGGCCATCGTGCCGTGGAACTTTCCACTCATGATCGGTGCCTGGAAGATCGCGCCCGCGCTGGCCGCAGGCAACTCGGTGGTGCTCAAACCTTCCGAAGATGCGTCGCTCTCTTTGCTGCGCTTGGCGCAGCTGTGTCTGGACGCAGGCTTGCCCCCGGGCGTGCTCAACGTGGTCACCGGCACAGGCGCAGAGGCGGGCGAGGCGCTGGCGCGGCACATGGATGTGGACATCCTGACTTTCACGGGCTCCGGCCCAGTGGGGCGCTTGCTGCTCAAAGCTTCGGCAGAGTCCAACCTCAAGCGGGTGTATTTGGAGCTGGGCGGCAAGTCCCCCAACATTGTTTTTGACGATGCAGTCGATCTGGCGCAGGCTGCCAAGGTGTCGGCCATGGGCATCTTCCGCAACAGTGGGCAGGTGTGTGTGGCGGGCTCGCGCCTTTTGGTGCAGCGCTCGGTGCACGACGAGTTTGTGGAGCGCCTGCAAAACATCGCCGCCAGTTTGCGCGTGGGGGACCCGCTGGATGTGACGACCGACGTCGGCGCGGTCAGCAGCGCCCGCCAGTTGGCCCGCAACCAGAGCATGCTGGCGCGTGCGCTGGCGCAGGGCGCGCGTCTGCGCACCGGCGGTCAGGTGATCGCGCCCGTGCCCGGTGGCCAATACATGAGCCCCGCCGTGCTCGATGGCGTTCAGCCCGAGATGGAGATTGCCCGTCAGGAAGTCTTTGGCCCGGTGCTGGCCGTCATGCCTTTTGACGATGAGTCCCATGCTGTGCGCTTGGCCAACGGCACCGAATATGGCTTGGCGGCAGGGGTGTGGACCGGCAGCCTCTCGCGCGCCCACCGCATGGTGCGCGCCATCAAGGCCGGGTTGGTGCATGTCAACACCTATGGCGGCCCGGACATCACCGTGCCGCTGGGCGGAGTGCGGCAGTCGGGCAACGGGCACGACAAATCGATGCACGCGCTGGACAAATACCTGGACCTCAAAACCGCTTGGATACAGCTTTAAAAATCACACAAGGAAAACGATGAACACCGACCAACTCAAGGCCGACAACGCCCAATACCTGTGGCACCCCATGGCCCACCCGGGGGCGATGAAAAAATCCACGCCCGACATCATTGCCAAAGGCGAGGGCTGTTGGATCTGGGACGTGGACGGCCACAAGATGCTGGACGGCGTGGGAGGCCTATGGGCCTGCAACCTGGGCCACAGCAACAAGCCGGTGCGCGACGCAATCGTGGCGCAGATGGACGAGCTGCCGTTTTACAACGTGTTTCGCGGCACCACCCATGTGCGGGCGATCGAGTTGTCCAAACGGCTGGTCCAATTGATGCAGCCCGAGGGTGTGGCCACGGTGATGTTTTCTACCGGCGGCTCGGACGCGGTCGAGGGCGCGCTCAAAGTGGCGCGTCAGTACTGGAAGCTCAAGGGCCAGGCCGACCGCTACAAGTTCATCAGCCTGCGCCAGGGCTACCACGGCGTGCACTTTGGCGGCATGAGCGTGAACGGCAACACCAACTTCCGCCGCGCTTACGAGCCACTGCTGCCTGGATGCTTCCACGTCGACACGCCCTGGCTTTATCACAACCCCTACACCGATGACCCGATCCGTTTGGGCGAAATTTGTGCCGAAATGCTCGAGCGCGAAATCGTGTTCCAGGGGCCGGATACGGTGGCGGCCTTCATTGCGGAGCCGGTACAGGGCGCGGGTGGCGTGATCGTGCCGCCGCCCAACTACTGGCCGCTGGTGCGCCAGATTTGTGACAAGTACGGTGTCCTCTTGATCGCCGACGAAGTGGTGACCGGCTTTGGCCGCAGTGGTGAAATGTTTGGCACGCGCCTGTGGGGCGTGAATGCCGACATGTGGTGCCTGGCCAAGGGCATTTCCTCGGGTTACATCCCGCTGGGGGCCACCGCCATCAACCACCGCATCGCAGACGTGTTTGACGCCGACACCACGGGTACCGCTTCGGTCTCGCATGGCTACACCTACAGTGCCCACCCGATCGCGGCTGCGGCGGCGCTGGCCACGCTCGACCAGATCGCGGCGCTGGACATTCCGGGCAATGCTGCGCGCTTGGGCGCGCACCTGCAGACGCGCTTGCGCAAGCTGGTGGACACCTGCAGCTTTGTGGGTGATGTGCGTGGCGTGGGCCTGATGTTGGGCATCGAGATGGTGAGCGACAAAGCCAAACGCATTCCCATGCCCCGCACCAGCGACATTCCGGCGCGGGTGGCCAAAGCCGCTTACAAGGCGGGTCTGATGGTGCGCATTTCGGGCCCCAACCTGATTTTGTCGCCCCCGCTGATCATCACCCGCGAGCAGGTGGACTTGATGTGCGACGTGCTCGAAGGCGCATTTGCCGCTGTGCAGGAGGGTCGCGCATGAAGAGCCCCGTCATCCTGATCGTCGGCACGGTCGACACCAAGAGCGACGAGATCGGCTTCATGCGCGAGCAGGTGCAGGCCGCTGGCGGGCAGGCCCTGATCATGGACGTGGGCGTGCTGGCCAAAGGGCAGGTGGTCCCGCATTTTGCCAACACCGAGGTCGCGCAGGCGGCGGGCGTGACGCTGCAGCAAGTCATGGACAGCGGCGACGAAAACAGCGCCATGGCCCTGATGGCCCAAGGCGCATCAGCCCTGGCAGTTCAACTGCAGCGCGAGGGCCGCATCAACGGCCTGCTGGTGCTGGGCGGCACCATGGGCACCGATCTGGCGCTTGACGTGGCCAGCAGCTTGCCGCTGGGCGTGCCCAAGGTGGTGCTGTCCACGGTGGCGTTTTCGCCCTTGTTGCCACCCGAGCGCATGCCGCCTGATTTGATGATGGTGCTGTGGGCCGGGGGCCTGTATGGCCTCAATAGCCTGTGCCAGTCGGCATTGGCGCAAGCCGCTGGTGCGGTGGTGGGGGCTTGCCTTGTGGCGCGAGCGCCGCGTTTTACGCGGCCCGTGGTGGGCATGACCTCGCTGGGGTCGAGCTGCCTGAAGTACATGGTTCAACTCAAGCCCGAGCTGGACAAGCGGGGGTTTGACCTGGCGGTGTTCCACACCACAGGCATGGGGGGCAGGGCGTTTGAATCGCTGGCCGCGCAAGGCCAGTTCGCCTGCGTGATGGACTTCAGTCTGCAGGAAATGGTCAACCAGATGGGCGGCTCAGTGGTCAGTGCTGGCCCGGACCGCCTGATGGGGGCGGGTCGCCAGGGTGTGCCGATGATTGTGGCCCCCGGAGCCACCGATCTGGTGGACTACCCGGCTTGGGGGCAGATGCCCGCGCGCTTTGCAGGGCGTCCCTCACACGACCACAACCGATTGATCGCCTCGGTGGGCGTTGACGCCGAGATGCGCCGTGAATTTGCCCGCGAATTGGCCCATCGCGTGCGTCAGGCCCAAGGCCCGGTGCACCTGGTGCTGCCCCTGCAAGGCATTCAAGAGTGGGACCGGGCCGGTGCACCACTGCACGATCCAGAAGGTCTGGCGGCGATGATGGACGAAATGGCGCAATGCGATTGGGGCTTGGCACAGGTCTCGCGCATCGACGCCCACATCAACGATGCGGCGTTTGTGCAGCAGGTGCTGGTGGTGTTTGACGATTGGCTGGCGCGAGGTTTGGTGTTGCCCGCTGTGGGCAAGAAAGCGGCCCATGTCTGATGCCGTGAAACCCGAAGACAAGGCCTTGATTTTGGACTTTGGTGGCGTCATCAGCCGCACATTGTTTGAAACCCATGCCCTGAGCGAAACCGCTTTGGGCCTGGCTGCCGGCACGCTCACCTGGCAAGGCCCGTTTGCCCCCGAAACCGATGCGTTGTGGCAAGCCATGCAGGCCGATCAGATCAGTGAACGCGATTACTGGATGCAGCGCACCCGCGAGGTCGGGCGTTTGCTGGGTGAAGACTGGACCGAGATGCAAACCTTTGTGCAGCGTGCGCGAGGGGCTGATGTGCAGGCTGTGATCCGGCCTGAGGCGGTGGCGGCCATCCAGCAGGCCAAGGCGCTGGGCTACAAGCTGGGCATTTTGTCGAACGAACTTGATCTTTTTTATGGCGCGGATTTTCGCGAGCGTTTGCCCTTGCTCCAGCAGTTTGATGTGATCGTGGACGCCACCTACACCGCGATCCTAAAACCGGACCCTCGCGCTTACGACGATTGCTTGCAGGCTTTGGGCGTACGGCCTGAGCTGGCGGTATTTGTGGATGACCAAAAGCGCAATGTGGATGGCGCCCGCAGGTGTGGCTTGCAGGTCGTGCAGCTCGATGTCTGCCGTCCAGGTGCGGGTTTTTCCGAGGCCATGCGATTGCTGATGTCTCTTTGATCCGGCGTCAGCGGTGGTGGTTCTGGCTGTTGCAGCTGTCACGCACGAGAGCGGGGTCGGTGCCGGGCCTGGCGAAACCCCTGTCTTTAGATCGTCCGGCCCCGGATGTTTGGCATGCAAAGACTTTATGATGCGGTGACCCATCCCAAATGAGGAGACGAAACATGTATGAGCGCATTCAATGGGGTCAACGCCGCAACTTCCTGAAGGTCCTCTGTGCAGCGGCCAGTCCGGTTCCATATTGGTCCCAGGCTCAAAGCCCATGGCCCTCCAAACCGGTGACCATGGTCGTTCCTTTTCCGGCCGGCGGTGGCACCGATGCCTTTGCCCGGCCCATCTCGGCCCAGTTTGCCAAGCTGACTGGTAAGCAACTTATCATTGACAACCGGGGCGGCGCGGGCGGCACTTTAGGTGCTGCCGTGGCCGCCAAGTCGACGCCCGATGGCTACAACCTGTTCATGGGGGCGGTTCACCACACGATTGCGCCCAGCATGTACCCCCGCCTCGACTATGACCTTGAACGCGACTTGGTGCCCTTGATCCTGGTGGCCAATGTGCCCCAGGTACTGGTGGTCAACCCCCGGAAAGTCCAGTCGGCCGACTTCAAGGCTTTCTTGCAAATGCTCAAGAAAAACCCCGGACGCCTGAATTACGGCTCTGCGGGCGGGGGCACTTCACATCACTTGGCTGGAGAGTTGTTCAAGCTGCAGACCCAAACCTTCATCACCCACATCCCCTACCGGGGTGCTGGCCCGGCCCTGCAAGACCTGATTGCCGGCAACGTGGACATGATGTTCGATGGTCTGGGTTCCTCGGCAGCGCACATCAAAGGGGGGCGTATCAAGGCCCTGATGGTTTCAGGTGCCAGACGAAATGCGGCTTTTCCTGATGTGCCGTGTTCTGCCGAGCTTGGTTTGTCCGATTACACCGTCTCAACCTGGTATGGCGTTTGGGCTCCCAAAGGGACACCTGCCGACGCCCAGGCCCGAGCCATCGAAGAGATTCGCCGAGCTTGCCAGACCGACGATGCCAAAGCCGTCTGGGCCAATCAGGGTGCTGAATTCCCCAACCTCACCACCACCCAGTTTGAAGCTTTCATCAAGAAAGAACTGGCCAAGTGGTCGCAGGTGGTCAGGGTTTCCGGAGCCAAGCTCGATTGATCGGTACCCGCCAGCAGGCCCTTTCTTCATTTTTGATTCGCATCATGACCCAGGACAACCTGTTTTCGGCCCTCCGGGCTGCTTTCCCTGCCGACTTGAATTCGGTGGCGGTTCAAACCGATGAGGGCCAGGAGTACAGCTGGCAAGACCTAGACCGCGCCACGGCCATGATGGCCAATTTACTGGCTTCACTCGATTTGCCTGAGGGCAGTCGGGTGGCGGTACAGGTCGAAAAATCCGTTGAGGCCTTGATGTTGTACTTGGCCACTTTGCGTGCCGGCCATGTTTTTTTGCCCTTGAACACCGCATACCAAAGCGCTGAGGTCGAGTATTTCATTCGCAATGCAGAGCCCGCTGTGGTGGTTTGCAGTGGCGTCCATTTTGGCTGGGTGAGCAAGATTGCTTTCAAGGCAGGTACGACGCATGTGTTGACCCTCAATGACGATCGCACTGGCAGTTTGCTCGACCGCGCGAGACATCACAGCGACCAGCACGCCATTGTCAAGCGCCGTTCAGATGACCTGGCGGCTATTTTGTACACCAGTGGAACCACCGGTCGCAGCAAGGGTGCGATGCTGACTCACGGCAACATGCTCAGCAACGCACGGACACTCAAGGACTATTGGGGCTGGAAAAAGGGGGATGTGCTCATCCACGCTTTGCCAATTTTCCATGTGCACGGACTGTTTGTTGCCATCCACGGTGCCTTGATCAATGGCAGCAAGATGATCTGGATGGCCAAGTTCGAACCTAAGCGGGCCATCGCCTGCATGAAGCAGGCCACCGTGTTCATGGGCGTGCCCACTCTGTATGTGCGAATGTTGAGCGAACCCGGTTTGGACAAAGCCGCTGTTCGAAACATGCGCTTGTTCATCGCGGGCTCTGCCCCCTTGTTGATTGAAACCTTTGGCCAATGGCAAGAGCGCACGGGGCACACGATTTTGGAGCGTTATGGCATGAGTGAAACCGCCATGCTGACCTCCAACCCCTATGCTGCTGACCCGCGTTTTGCACACCAGACCGAGCGGCGCGGTGGTACGGTTGGTTTTCCCTTGCCCGGAGTCTCCTTGCGTGTTCGTGGTGACGATGGGCAAGACTTGCCAGTGGGCGAGGTCGGTGGCATTCAGGTCCGTGGCCCGAATGTGTTCAAGGGTTACTGGCGCATGCCCGAAAAAACCGCAGAAGAGTTCAC
Protein-coding regions in this window:
- a CDS encoding 2Fe-2S iron-sulfur cluster-binding protein — encoded protein: MPKVHWILPNGERVSDDVNENSNLMDAAQMNGIAGIDGECGGCLSCATCHVVVDDAWLALCPPMGEVENAMLDIVSSPRQSGSRLSCQLSASTVLDGIVLHVPQ
- a CDS encoding APC family permease; translated protein: MSDQQLKRNQLGVASIVFFVVAAAAPLLGMTGAAPMAIVLGTGAGVPGAYLLVGLTLVLFSVGYCAMSRRVTNSGAFFAYIGSGLGLPVGLGAALVSVLAYVSIQLAIYGFFGGLLALQWGLLPWWGWSGLAWGLVTVLSMRQVEVGARLLGVLLLLEMVCLLVTAVAILLHGGPEGLSWGAAFAPENVLVGGLSGSAGVSLAFALASFIGFEATAIYGEESIDPKTTVPRATYWAVALITVFFALTSFAIVTGLGASHVVDEVVKRSTVDGQALADPAAVLFSLAREFVGPGMASAMAILVISSLFAGLLAFQNSAARYLFALSRGGALPAALARVNRQGAPVHASAWVSVLTALVMAAFAVSDLDPIVQLFAWCSGVAVVAILMIEVLVSVGVWAYFRRSLEKVGAWSSTIAPLASAVLLSLGLYLLLSRFGLLTGLVMAGVDPAATAWGLSPLGWLLALLPAMVGVVGWAMAHLQPLGSNQLLKDILS
- a CDS encoding aldehyde dehydrogenase; the protein is MQKEKIDALRHQTIADQGLLIDGQWAAAASGQTMPVVSPIDGQTLCSIAAAGAQDVDRAVQAARRTFEQGVWSRMAPAERKKILHRIADCIEAHHAELAVLGVRDNGTEIAMAWKAEPGSAAGTFRYYAECVDKINGEIAPTPEGTLGLIHKEAVGVVAAIVPWNFPLMIGAWKIAPALAAGNSVVLKPSEDASLSLLRLAQLCLDAGLPPGVLNVVTGTGAEAGEALARHMDVDILTFTGSGPVGRLLLKASAESNLKRVYLELGGKSPNIVFDDAVDLAQAAKVSAMGIFRNSGQVCVAGSRLLVQRSVHDEFVERLQNIAASLRVGDPLDVTTDVGAVSSARQLARNQSMLARALAQGARLRTGGQVIAPVPGGQYMSPAVLDGVQPEMEIARQEVFGPVLAVMPFDDESHAVRLANGTEYGLAAGVWTGSLSRAHRMVRAIKAGLVHVNTYGGPDITVPLGGVRQSGNGHDKSMHALDKYLDLKTAWIQL
- a CDS encoding aminotransferase class III-fold pyridoxal phosphate-dependent enzyme codes for the protein MNTDQLKADNAQYLWHPMAHPGAMKKSTPDIIAKGEGCWIWDVDGHKMLDGVGGLWACNLGHSNKPVRDAIVAQMDELPFYNVFRGTTHVRAIELSKRLVQLMQPEGVATVMFSTGGSDAVEGALKVARQYWKLKGQADRYKFISLRQGYHGVHFGGMSVNGNTNFRRAYEPLLPGCFHVDTPWLYHNPYTDDPIRLGEICAEMLEREIVFQGPDTVAAFIAEPVQGAGGVIVPPPNYWPLVRQICDKYGVLLIADEVVTGFGRSGEMFGTRLWGVNADMWCLAKGISSGYIPLGATAINHRIADVFDADTTGTASVSHGYTYSAHPIAAAAALATLDQIAALDIPGNAARLGAHLQTRLRKLVDTCSFVGDVRGVGLMLGIEMVSDKAKRIPMPRTSDIPARVAKAAYKAGLMVRISGPNLILSPPLIITREQVDLMCDVLEGAFAAVQEGRA
- a CDS encoding Tm-1-like ATP-binding domain-containing protein, with translation MKSPVILIVGTVDTKSDEIGFMREQVQAAGGQALIMDVGVLAKGQVVPHFANTEVAQAAGVTLQQVMDSGDENSAMALMAQGASALAVQLQREGRINGLLVLGGTMGTDLALDVASSLPLGVPKVVLSTVAFSPLLPPERMPPDLMMVLWAGGLYGLNSLCQSALAQAAGAVVGACLVARAPRFTRPVVGMTSLGSSCLKYMVQLKPELDKRGFDLAVFHTTGMGGRAFESLAAQGQFACVMDFSLQEMVNQMGGSVVSAGPDRLMGAGRQGVPMIVAPGATDLVDYPAWGQMPARFAGRPSHDHNRLIASVGVDAEMRREFARELAHRVRQAQGPVHLVLPLQGIQEWDRAGAPLHDPEGLAAMMDEMAQCDWGLAQVSRIDAHINDAAFVQQVLVVFDDWLARGLVLPAVGKKAAHV
- a CDS encoding HAD-IA family hydrolase; its protein translation is MSDAVKPEDKALILDFGGVISRTLFETHALSETALGLAAGTLTWQGPFAPETDALWQAMQADQISERDYWMQRTREVGRLLGEDWTEMQTFVQRARGADVQAVIRPEAVAAIQQAKALGYKLGILSNELDLFYGADFRERLPLLQQFDVIVDATYTAILKPDPRAYDDCLQALGVRPELAVFVDDQKRNVDGARRCGLQVVQLDVCRPGAGFSEAMRLLMSL
- a CDS encoding tripartite tricarboxylate transporter substrate-binding protein; amino-acid sequence: MYERIQWGQRRNFLKVLCAAASPVPYWSQAQSPWPSKPVTMVVPFPAGGGTDAFARPISAQFAKLTGKQLIIDNRGGAGGTLGAAVAAKSTPDGYNLFMGAVHHTIAPSMYPRLDYDLERDLVPLILVANVPQVLVVNPRKVQSADFKAFLQMLKKNPGRLNYGSAGGGTSHHLAGELFKLQTQTFITHIPYRGAGPALQDLIAGNVDMMFDGLGSSAAHIKGGRIKALMVSGARRNAAFPDVPCSAELGLSDYTVSTWYGVWAPKGTPADAQARAIEEIRRACQTDDAKAVWANQGAEFPNLTTTQFEAFIKKELAKWSQVVRVSGAKLD
- a CDS encoding malonyl-CoA synthase, which codes for MTQDNLFSALRAAFPADLNSVAVQTDEGQEYSWQDLDRATAMMANLLASLDLPEGSRVAVQVEKSVEALMLYLATLRAGHVFLPLNTAYQSAEVEYFIRNAEPAVVVCSGVHFGWVSKIAFKAGTTHVLTLNDDRTGSLLDRARHHSDQHAIVKRRSDDLAAILYTSGTTGRSKGAMLTHGNMLSNARTLKDYWGWKKGDVLIHALPIFHVHGLFVAIHGALINGSKMIWMAKFEPKRAIACMKQATVFMGVPTLYVRMLSEPGLDKAAVRNMRLFIAGSAPLLIETFGQWQERTGHTILERYGMSETAMLTSNPYAADPRFAHQTERRGGTVGFPLPGVSLRVRGDDGQDLPVGEVGGIQVRGPNVFKGYWRMPEKTAEEFTVDGFFKTGDVGKIDERGYVTIVGRSKDLIISGGYNVYPAEIEGEINEMPGVAESAVVGVAHPDFGEVGVAVVVACPASQLRPDDILAELKAKLANFKIPKRCFVVPELPRNTMGKVQKNLLREQYKGLFSV